The Bacillus sp. NEB1478 genome contains the following window.
CAATCTCTTTTTCTTTTATTTTACCAAATTTCTGTTGAAACGCTTCTATCATTTTCGACAAATCTGCTTCATCACATACCTCTATCGTAGGTTTATAATGAATTTTCAAGCTTTCCAGTCCTCTTGATATTCCATGGTGGATCGGTTCGGCCCATTTTTGCAGTTTATCCATATAAGTTAAACGCTTCAATGTGATACGTGCCGCTTTATCTATCATCTGCTCTGTTAAAATTTCAAGCATCGTCATGTTTTCCGTACTTTTATTCCGATACATGTCCCTTAACAAAGAATTTCGCTGAGACAGAATTTTTTGGTACACCGATAAGTCATTCAGATAAACAGCATTAACCTGCCCGATTTCCATGTCAATAAAACGACGACGCACCTGCGGACTGCCTTTTACAAGATTTAAATCCTCAGGTGCAAACATAACAACATTGAAGTGTCCAACGTAATCGGTTAGACGCCGTTGTTCAATGCGGCTGATTTTCGCTTTTTTTCCTTTTTGTGAAATAACAAGACTTAAATCAAAAGAGCTGTTTCTCTTTTTTATACTACCTTCTATTTTAGCATACTCTTCGTCCCAAGTTATTAACTCTTTATCTTTTGCCGTTCGATACGATCTAGCCATGGCCAAAACATAGATAGATTCCATGACATTTGTTTTCCCTTGTGCGTTTTCGCCAAGAAAGACATTGACCTTATTTTCAAAACTAAGGGACTGTTGTTTATAGTTGCGGTAGTTCCTCAGATGAAGCTGTTCAATATGCAAAGGGATACCCCCTATTCCGTTGTTACCTGAATCTCTCCTAAATCTGGAATGGACACGACATCACCCGCATATAATTTTTTACCTCGGCGTGTTTCATGTTCTCCGTTCACAAGAACTTCATGTTCAGCTAAATACCATTTTACCATGCCGCCGGATTGGATGACATCAGTTGTTTTCAATAGTTGCTGAAGGGTAATAAATTCTGATGTGATTTTAACATTTTGCATTTTTTTGCCTCCTAAAAAAATTTCATTATGTTCTAGTGTCCCCAAAAGCGATCTCTCTTAGAAAGAAAATAAAAGCTACCGGTCTTCCGGCAGCTTTATATTTAGTAAGTTCTTACCGGCAAGATTAATTGACGGATGGAATCTTCTCCTACAGGTTGAATTAAGAAAGGACGCATTGCCCCAGTAAAGAGGACGCTGATTTCAGAGCAGTCCATTACTTTCAGAGCTTCCATGACATATTTAGCATTAAAAGAGATTTTCAATTCTTCGCCTTCAATCTCTTCTGCAATGATATGTTCAAAAACTTTACCGATCTCAGGTGAGTTCGATGATATTTCAATGGTTTGGTTATCGAGTGATGCAAGTTTTACTACATTGTTTCTTCCTTCTCTAGCTAATAATGAAGCCCGGTCGATTGCTTGCAAGAATTCTTTTGTCTTTAAAACAAACGTTGTTTTGCTTTCTGAAGGAATCAACTTAGTTGTATCTGGATAATTCCCGTCTAATAAACGAGAGAATAATAAGATATTCTTCGCTTTAAATAGGATTTGGTTGTTTGTCACAACGATTTGTACTTTCTCAGCATTCTCATCAATAATCTTGGACAGTTCATTCAAACTTTTGCCCGGGATGACGACGTTTTGAAACGAAAGATCATTAGCATTAGAATCAATCGGCATTTTGCGCTGCGCCAGTCGGTGACTATCTGTTGCAATACAGTTTAACACTCCGTCTGATAACGTCCAGTTCACACCAGTAAGTATAGGGCGTGTTTCTGAGGTGGACACTGCAAAGACAGTTTGGCGAATCATTGTTTTAAGAAGATCACTTTGAATTTCAAAAACAAGATCTTCCTCAATTTGCGGTAGGTGAGGATATTCTTCAGGATCTAAGCCTAATAAACTAAATTCAGATGAACCTGAGCGAAGAGTTGTTTCAAAACGTTCCCCGACCTCAATTTCTACTGTATCATTCGGTAGTTTTTTTACGATTTCTGAAAAATAACGAGCAGGAAGAACAACGCTTCCTTCTTTTGATACTTCGATATGTACGTGATCGTCTTCTTCAACTGGGATAAGTCTTTCAATCGAAATATCAGAATCGCTACCAGTTAAATGTACACCATCAAATGTAACTTCCATTTTGATACCCGTTAGAATAGGAATTGTAGTTCTAGAAGATACAGCTTTCATGACATCTTGAACAGCTTCAATCAACTGGTTCAATTGAATCTTAACTTTCATTTTTTTTACCCCCTGTTATTTATTAAAATCTTTAAAAAAATAGTAGTAATAGTAATAGGCGCTGTGAATTTGTGGATAAGCCCAAAATACAAATATATAACAGCCTATCCACATGTGGACAGACTGTGTATAAATGCGTACAAGTTATTCACAGTATTCACCGGTAATCATTAGATTGATTTTAACTGATCATGTATCTCTTGTACTTTCTTTTGCAGCATATGATCTATAATAAGTAACTTGGAAATTTTTTCATGGGCATGGAGAACGGTAGTATGATCACGGCCGCCAAATTCTTCGCCAATTTTAGGAAGCGAATTATCTGTAAGCTCTCGAGATAAATACATAGCGATCTGTCTTGGGAAAGCAACTGTTTTCGTTCTCTTTTTAGCCGTAAAATCTTCTAGCTTTACATTATAATGCTTGCCAACAACTTCT
Protein-coding sequences here:
- the recF gene encoding DNA replication/repair protein RecF (All proteins in this family for which functions are known are DNA-binding proteins that assist the filamentation of RecA onto DNA for the initiation of recombination or recombinational repair.); protein product: MHIEQLHLRNYRNYKQQSLSFENKVNVFLGENAQGKTNVMESIYVLAMARSYRTAKDKELITWDEEYAKIEGSIKKRNSSFDLSLVISQKGKKAKISRIEQRRLTDYVGHFNVVMFAPEDLNLVKGSPQVRRRFIDMEIGQVNAVYLNDLSVYQKILSQRNSLLRDMYRNKSTENMTMLEILTEQMIDKAARITLKRLTYMDKLQKWAEPIHHGISRGLESLKIHYKPTIEVCDEADLSKMIEAFQQKFGKIKEKEIERGTTLFGPHRDDLLFSVNGKDVQTFGSQGQQRTTALSLKLAEIDLIHSEVGEYPVLLLDDVLSELDDFRQSHLLNTIQGKVQTFVTTTSVEGIHHETLFKAATYQVHSGSIERLK
- the yaaA gene encoding S4 domain-containing protein YaaA; the encoded protein is MQNVKITSEFITLQQLLKTTDVIQSGGMVKWYLAEHEVLVNGEHETRRGKKLYAGDVVSIPDLGEIQVTTE
- the dnaN gene encoding DNA polymerase III subunit beta gives rise to the protein MKVKIQLNQLIEAVQDVMKAVSSRTTIPILTGIKMEVTFDGVHLTGSDSDISIERLIPVEEDDHVHIEVSKEGSVVLPARYFSEIVKKLPNDTVEIEVGERFETTLRSGSSEFSLLGLDPEEYPHLPQIEEDLVFEIQSDLLKTMIRQTVFAVSTSETRPILTGVNWTLSDGVLNCIATDSHRLAQRKMPIDSNANDLSFQNVVIPGKSLNELSKIIDENAEKVQIVVTNNQILFKAKNILLFSRLLDGNYPDTTKLIPSESKTTFVLKTKEFLQAIDRASLLAREGRNNVVKLASLDNQTIEISSNSPEIGKVFEHIIAEEIEGEELKISFNAKYVMEALKVMDCSEISVLFTGAMRPFLIQPVGEDSIRQLILPVRTY